A genomic segment from Vagococcus zengguangii encodes:
- a CDS encoding extracellular solute-binding protein, translating to MKKQTKRFLGVGATLGLSALLLAGCSGEKETEQATDTSKVNENASIKLWVDAAQVETYQGIVDEFQKENPNWKVTIKPSESATAQENIKKDPSAAADVFMFPHDHIGQMVEAGMIYPNTKYEETVKANNIESAVDAASYDGKLYGYPYGVETQILYYNKSKLSEDDVKSWNTLTSKGKLGTNFGEAGANYIFTPLFMSNGNVLYGENGEDLKGTNFNNDKGVQVLEWIRAQKDNKGVVQSNAEALSNLESGKVDAFLSGPWSKNDVEKALGDNFAAAPYPTVDFGDGEVQQKAFLGVKLFGVNAATKSPVAAMALADYITSKESQLTVFEGHGTIPSNIEAQADENVQADAVTQAVMTMSDADHSFVMPKLPAMVTFWGPSDAVINDTYNDKISADEYQAKLDKLVEDTSK from the coding sequence ATGAAAAAGCAAACAAAAAGATTTTTAGGTGTAGGTGCAACATTAGGTTTATCAGCGCTATTGTTAGCAGGTTGTAGTGGAGAAAAGGAAACGGAACAAGCGACAGATACTTCGAAAGTAAATGAAAACGCTTCTATTAAACTTTGGGTAGATGCGGCTCAAGTTGAAACATATCAAGGGATTGTTGATGAGTTCCAAAAAGAAAATCCTAATTGGAAAGTGACGATTAAACCAAGTGAATCAGCAACTGCTCAAGAAAACATTAAGAAAGATCCAAGTGCAGCAGCCGATGTCTTCATGTTCCCACATGACCATATTGGACAAATGGTTGAAGCGGGTATGATCTATCCAAATACAAAATATGAAGAAACTGTTAAAGCTAACAATATTGAAAGCGCTGTAGACGCGGCATCATATGACGGTAAATTATATGGTTATCCATACGGTGTTGAAACACAAATTCTTTATTATAATAAATCAAAACTTAGCGAAGACGATGTGAAATCTTGGAATACGTTAACATCTAAAGGTAAATTGGGTACAAACTTTGGTGAAGCAGGTGCTAACTACATCTTTACACCGCTATTCATGTCTAACGGAAACGTTTTATACGGTGAAAACGGTGAAGACTTGAAAGGGACAAACTTTAACAACGATAAAGGGGTTCAAGTATTAGAGTGGATTCGCGCTCAAAAAGACAATAAAGGCGTAGTTCAATCAAACGCTGAAGCATTGTCTAACTTAGAAAGTGGCAAAGTAGATGCGTTCTTATCTGGACCATGGTCTAAAAACGATGTTGAAAAAGCTTTAGGTGACAACTTTGCAGCAGCACCTTATCCAACAGTAGACTTTGGCGATGGCGAAGTACAACAAAAAGCATTCCTAGGGGTTAAATTATTCGGTGTTAATGCAGCGACTAAGAGCCCAGTAGCAGCGATGGCTTTAGCAGATTACATCACAAGTAAAGAAAGTCAATTAACTGTTTTTGAAGGTCATGGAACTATTCCATCAAACATTGAAGCACAAGCAGATGAGAATGTTCAAGCTGATGCTGTAACGCAAGCTGTTATGACCATGAGTGATGCTGATCATTCATTCGTAATGCCTAAATTACCTGCAATGGTAACATTCTGGGGTCCATCAGATGCGGTAATCAATGATACTTACAATGACAAAATTTCTGCTGATGAGTACCAAGCAAAATTAGACAAATTAGTTGAAGATACAAGTAAATAA
- a CDS encoding carbohydrate ABC transporter permease produces the protein MDTTHVKGKLSFRQLFKEGDLATKLSYFVMGSANFANKQFVKGLGFLALEVGFIAWLAMNGIKALSMLQTLGTKTQGWILDEELGIEIQQPGDNSMLLLLFGIAALIVIAMFLVMYVMNLKSARKIHLLKQEGKALPTLKEDLRSLLNENFHITLMTIPLLGVLMFTVLPLIYMVSIAFTSYDHNHLPPKNLFSWVGFENFGKVITGDIASTFFPVFGWTMVWAVLATATTFFFGILLALLINAKGVKGKKVWRTIFVITMAVPQFVSLLLMANMFNGAGPVNALLQNWGLISEPIPFLTDGLLAKITIIFVNMWVGIPVTMLVATGIITNLPTDQIEAAEIDGATKLQVFKNITFPQILFVMAPSLIQQFIGNINNFNVIFLLTGGQPANSNFYNAGETDLLVTWLYKLTVSAADYNLASVIGILIFVLSAVFSLIAYTRSGSYNTEGA, from the coding sequence ATGGATACGACTCATGTGAAAGGAAAATTATCATTTAGACAGTTGTTTAAAGAAGGCGATTTAGCGACAAAACTTTCTTATTTCGTAATGGGAAGTGCTAACTTTGCTAATAAACAATTTGTTAAGGGATTAGGATTTTTAGCATTAGAAGTTGGGTTTATTGCTTGGTTAGCAATGAATGGTATTAAGGCGTTATCAATGTTACAAACATTAGGAACAAAGACACAGGGCTGGATATTGGATGAGGAACTAGGAATTGAAATTCAACAACCTGGTGACAATTCAATGCTGTTATTATTATTTGGAATCGCTGCACTTATTGTTATCGCCATGTTCTTAGTAATGTATGTGATGAATTTAAAAAGCGCTCGCAAAATCCATTTATTAAAACAAGAAGGTAAAGCATTACCAACATTAAAAGAAGATTTACGTTCGTTACTAAATGAAAACTTCCACATCACATTGATGACTATTCCGTTACTTGGTGTTTTAATGTTCACGGTCTTACCATTGATTTATATGGTGTCTATTGCGTTTACAAGCTATGATCATAATCACTTGCCACCAAAAAATTTATTTAGTTGGGTAGGATTTGAGAATTTCGGTAAAGTGATTACCGGTGACATCGCCAGTACCTTCTTCCCAGTTTTTGGATGGACGATGGTGTGGGCTGTTTTAGCAACGGCTACAACGTTCTTCTTTGGAATTTTATTAGCGTTATTAATTAATGCTAAAGGCGTAAAAGGTAAAAAAGTTTGGCGTACAATTTTTGTGATTACAATGGCAGTGCCGCAATTTGTTAGCTTACTATTAATGGCTAATATGTTTAACGGAGCGGGTCCGGTTAATGCTCTATTGCAAAATTGGGGGCTGATTAGCGAGCCGATTCCGTTTTTAACAGATGGGTTACTAGCTAAAATTACGATTATCTTTGTTAATATGTGGGTTGGGATTCCTGTTACGATGCTAGTTGCAACGGGGATTATTACTAACTTGCCAACGGATCAAATCGAAGCGGCAGAAATTGATGGCGCAACGAAATTACAAGTTTTCAAAAACATTACGTTCCCACAAATTTTATTTGTGATGGCACCAAGTTTGATTCAACAATTTATTGGAAACATCAATAACTTTAACGTTATTTTCTTATTAACAGGTGGACAACCAGCCAACAGTAATTTTTATAATGCTGGGGAAACAGATTTATTAGTGACATGGTTATACAAATTAACGGTGTCCGCAGCTGACTACAACTTAGCGTCAGTAATCGGTATCTTAATCTTTGTTTTATCAGCAGTGTTCTCATTAATTGCGTATACACGCAGTGGTTCATACAATACGGAAGGGGCGTAA
- a CDS encoding sugar ABC transporter permease yields the protein MQKQKRNTAIWQHALLTVLAIVWIFPIVWIVLTSFRGEGGAFVTYFIPKDFTLENYKMLLTSNTYPFVRWFFNTLFVAICSCILSTLITIAMAYSLSRLRFRMRKPFLKVALVLNMFPGFMSMIAVYYILKAMNLTGSLLALIIVYSSGAALGFYIAKGFFDTIPMALDESAMIDGASKFEIFTKITLPLSKPIIVYTALMAFMAPWMDFIFAKIILGDNVEKYTVAIGLFTMQTKDKINEYFMAFTAGCVLIAIPITLLFIFMQKYYVEGITNGSVKG from the coding sequence ATGCAAAAACAAAAACGAAATACCGCAATCTGGCAACATGCTTTATTAACTGTTTTAGCAATCGTCTGGATTTTCCCCATTGTATGGATTGTATTAACCAGTTTTAGGGGAGAAGGTGGGGCATTTGTCACTTACTTCATTCCCAAGGATTTTACGTTAGAAAACTATAAAATGTTGTTAACAAGTAATACGTATCCGTTTGTTAGATGGTTCTTCAATACCTTATTTGTCGCAATTTGTAGCTGTATTCTTTCAACGTTGATTACCATCGCTATGGCTTACTCGCTTAGCCGCTTACGTTTCAGAATGAGAAAACCATTCTTGAAAGTCGCGTTAGTCTTAAATATGTTCCCAGGTTTCATGAGTATGATTGCTGTTTACTACATCTTAAAAGCGATGAACCTAACAGGTAGTTTACTAGCGTTAATCATTGTCTATTCTTCAGGAGCAGCATTAGGGTTCTATATTGCTAAAGGTTTCTTTGATACGATTCCAATGGCGCTTGATGAGTCAGCGATGATTGATGGCGCAAGCAAATTTGAAATTTTTACTAAAATTACATTGCCATTAAGTAAACCAATCATTGTTTACACCGCTTTAATGGCCTTTATGGCACCGTGGATGGACTTTATTTTCGCCAAAATCATCTTAGGTGATAATGTTGAAAAATACACCGTCGCGATTGGTCTATTCACCATGCAGACCAAAGATAAAATCAACGAATATTTCATGGCCTTTACAGCTGGTTGTGTTTTAATTGCTATTCCGATCACTCTACTATTTATCTTCATGCAAAAATACTATGTTGAAGGTATCACAAATGGTTCGGTTAAAGGTTAA
- the yjeM gene encoding glutamate/gamma-aminobutyrate family transporter YjeM — MAKKKLTLVTLILMIFTSVFGFTNIPRAYYLMGYASIPWYILAALTFFLPFAFMLAEFGAAFKNSKGGIYSWMAESISPKFAFVGTFMWYASFIIWMVNVGSGIWIPLSNFIFGVDKTQSWSLFGLNGVQTLGVLAILWILLITIVSSKGLDKVKKVTSVGGTAIALLNVLLIVGGLIILALNGGEMLQPVSAKAFISSPNESYQSMISIFSFLVFAIFAFGGIEAVGGLVDQTENAEVTFPKAVTISAIVIAVGYAIGIFIVGSFTNWTFAYTQFSEAETTLGNVAYITMNNMGYQLGLALNLSDATAMTIGNWFSRYMGLSMFLALSGAFFTLIFSPLKQIIEGTPSEIWPAKWSQTKNDMPTYAMWIQALIVSVIIAFVSFGGDSAAKFFQILTAMTNVSMTIPNMFLAIAFIGFKNNQTINKPFEMYKSTGKAKAAAYMVIFVVGFANVFTIINPAMNGNLSETIWSIVGPVFFSVVALILFGNYEKKQQLK, encoded by the coding sequence TTGGCAAAGAAAAAACTAACCCTTGTTACACTTATATTAATGATTTTCACATCAGTTTTTGGCTTCACTAATATACCACGAGCTTATTACTTAATGGGATACGCATCAATTCCTTGGTATATTTTAGCAGCATTGACTTTTTTCCTACCATTCGCTTTTATGTTGGCTGAGTTTGGTGCAGCTTTTAAAAATTCAAAAGGTGGCATTTACTCATGGATGGCGGAATCAATCAGCCCCAAATTCGCGTTCGTTGGAACGTTCATGTGGTACGCCTCATTTATTATTTGGATGGTTAATGTAGGGTCTGGCATTTGGATTCCTCTTTCAAATTTTATTTTTGGTGTAGACAAAACACAGTCTTGGAGCTTATTTGGCCTTAATGGGGTCCAAACATTAGGTGTACTAGCTATTTTATGGATTTTACTTATCACAATTGTTTCTTCAAAAGGCTTAGATAAAGTCAAAAAAGTCACATCGGTTGGCGGAACTGCAATTGCTTTGTTAAATGTCTTATTAATCGTTGGTGGTTTAATCATTTTAGCACTTAACGGTGGCGAAATGCTGCAACCTGTCAGTGCTAAAGCGTTTATTAGCTCACCCAACGAGAGTTATCAATCAATGATTTCGATTTTCAGCTTTTTAGTTTTTGCAATTTTTGCTTTTGGCGGTATTGAAGCTGTTGGTGGTTTAGTCGATCAAACAGAAAACGCGGAAGTAACTTTCCCTAAAGCAGTAACGATTTCAGCGATAGTGATTGCTGTTGGTTATGCGATTGGTATTTTCATTGTCGGATCGTTTACTAACTGGACATTTGCCTATACACAATTTAGCGAAGCTGAAACAACACTTGGAAATGTTGCTTACATCACGATGAATAATATGGGCTATCAACTAGGTTTAGCTCTGAATTTATCAGATGCTACTGCAATGACAATTGGTAACTGGTTCAGTCGTTACATGGGCCTATCAATGTTTTTAGCATTATCTGGTGCGTTCTTCACTTTAATCTTCTCACCATTAAAACAAATCATTGAAGGCACACCTAGTGAAATTTGGCCAGCTAAATGGTCACAAACTAAAAACGACATGCCCACTTATGCCATGTGGATTCAAGCACTAATTGTCTCTGTTATCATTGCATTTGTATCATTTGGTGGTGACAGTGCCGCAAAATTTTTCCAAATTTTAACTGCTATGACTAATGTATCGATGACCATTCCTAACATGTTCTTAGCTATCGCATTTATTGGTTTTAAAAACAATCAAACAATAAACAAACCTTTTGAAATGTATAAATCAACCGGAAAGGCTAAAGCAGCAGCGTACATGGTAATTTTTGTGGTTGGTTTTGCAAACGTCTTTACGATTATCAATCCCGCTATGAATGGTAATCTCAGCGAAACAATTTGGTCAATTGTTGGACCGGTCTTCTTTAGTGTTGTTGCTTTAATATTATTTGGAAACTACGAAAAAAAACAACAACTTAAATAA
- a CDS encoding DUF3114 domain-containing protein, producing MMGRWIRQYLLGTFWYRYRLSEDDEASLAQQLPTIEQVLKQRDGWDQKATSRFINEMAKRYLKQSPEIKFDHVILTGLKETELVGGELYEKMFRAVKRPPAKKIALLLDQMGAQFDENGMLQLVGPHTFDVKMAPHGKFLHYFAKLVQRAYGSELLQDKRLHQFRMYLDEHNIRYIRVYFKLPRMTDEQALQLYVKTARKNGGLGGRRLIAERGRFHNKSKPNVPRTSENRKRLCPNFHGEFIIDDEGEFVSQWNVLHRDNEHRVISDWSYYQRIYRDKIDYFEEQIINGESFNYASWNGKIHRHLDVYPTRRLDYPIRRKIAKKWRSPGLKEYKWRQKDRQRTKYYRRGL from the coding sequence ATGATGGGGAGATGGATCCGGCAATATCTTTTGGGAACGTTTTGGTATCGTTATCGTTTGTCCGAAGATGATGAAGCAAGTCTCGCGCAACAACTTCCAACAATTGAACAGGTGTTAAAGCAACGAGATGGTTGGGATCAAAAAGCTACTAGCCGTTTTATCAATGAGATGGCAAAACGCTATTTGAAACAATCACCGGAGATAAAGTTTGATCACGTTATCTTAACAGGCTTAAAAGAAACCGAGCTAGTGGGCGGAGAACTTTATGAGAAAATGTTTCGTGCTGTAAAACGACCGCCAGCTAAAAAAATAGCCTTATTATTGGATCAAATGGGAGCGCAATTTGATGAGAATGGTATGTTGCAATTAGTCGGGCCCCATACGTTTGATGTGAAAATGGCTCCTCATGGGAAGTTTTTACATTATTTTGCTAAATTAGTCCAACGAGCGTATGGAAGTGAACTATTACAGGATAAGCGTCTTCATCAGTTTAGAATGTATCTTGATGAGCATAATATACGTTATATTCGTGTATATTTTAAATTACCACGAATGACCGATGAGCAAGCCTTACAACTATATGTGAAAACAGCACGTAAAAATGGTGGGCTAGGTGGTCGTCGATTAATTGCCGAACGTGGTCGATTTCATAATAAGTCTAAACCTAACGTACCACGAACGAGTGAAAATCGGAAACGTCTTTGTCCTAATTTTCACGGGGAGTTCATTATAGATGATGAGGGAGAATTTGTGAGCCAGTGGAATGTGCTACATCGTGATAATGAACACCGAGTCATCAGTGATTGGTCGTACTATCAAAGGATTTATCGTGATAAAATTGACTATTTTGAGGAGCAAATAATTAATGGTGAGTCATTTAATTATGCTAGTTGGAATGGTAAAATTCATCGGCATTTAGATGTATATCCAACTAGAAGACTAGATTATCCGATTAGAAGGAAAATTGCGAAGAAATGGCGTAGTCCAGGTTTAAAAGAGTATAAGTGGCGTCAGAAAGATCGTCAACGTACGAAGTATTATCGTCGTGGTTTATAA
- a CDS encoding iron-sulfur cluster biosynthesis family protein, whose protein sequence is MRLTITEAVLEKLGEKITPDAALYLDFIDGDSPGYQGAISCTLAVAFRFLIVTEDKEQPAFDLYQTKLTSNVGEIGVKASSLRYLEDEMRLDFNPSTYRYQLKGDSGILADQVAIECM, encoded by the coding sequence ATGAGATTAACTATTACAGAAGCAGTTTTAGAAAAATTGGGTGAAAAAATAACACCGGACGCAGCATTATACTTGGATTTTATTGATGGTGATAGTCCCGGTTATCAAGGAGCGATTAGTTGTACATTAGCAGTTGCTTTTCGTTTCTTAATTGTAACGGAAGACAAAGAGCAACCAGCGTTTGATTTATATCAAACAAAATTAACGAGTAACGTAGGCGAAATTGGTGTCAAAGCTAGTTCTCTACGCTATTTAGAAGACGAAATGCGTCTAGATTTCAATCCATCAACTTATCGTTACCAATTAAAAGGGGATAGTGGTATTCTAGCAGATCAAGTGGCAATCGAATGTATGTAG
- a CDS encoding LacI family DNA-binding transcriptional regulator: protein MMATIKDIALQAGVSPATVSRVLNHDHDISVGEETKKRIFEAAEALNYTKHHKKLQKQRLTFKLIQWFDEHEELEDLYYLSIRLGIEKRAEELGISLIKESLHQLSDEKSHGVIALGKFDATEITLLKEHHENLVFVDFDGFPYGYSSIVVDFEYAIHQVYETLTKENIKKIGIISGAEYTKTDERLLEDLRFRHLKRKLIENRCFYREWHLTSRFSVEDSYQQIMSFLAMDVALPEAFFCSSDAIAIGALKAFKDVNIRVPEDVKLISFNDISTAKYLTPALTTIKVPTEWMGKQAIDLIRSIHLDDDAIAVRMQVATELIKRDSL, encoded by the coding sequence ATGATGGCGACGATTAAAGATATCGCGCTCCAAGCTGGCGTTTCCCCCGCTACCGTATCACGCGTTTTGAACCACGACCACGATATCTCGGTTGGTGAAGAAACAAAAAAAAGGATTTTTGAAGCAGCTGAAGCGTTAAACTATACAAAACATCATAAAAAATTACAAAAACAACGTCTGACCTTCAAACTTATCCAATGGTTTGATGAGCATGAAGAATTAGAAGACTTGTATTATTTATCGATTCGCTTAGGAATTGAAAAGCGTGCGGAAGAATTAGGGATTAGTTTAATCAAAGAAAGTTTACATCAACTTTCAGATGAAAAATCTCACGGAGTTATTGCGCTTGGTAAATTTGATGCAACGGAAATCACACTATTAAAAGAACATCACGAAAATCTTGTATTTGTCGATTTCGATGGGTTTCCTTACGGCTATTCTTCTATCGTTGTCGATTTCGAATACGCCATTCATCAAGTTTATGAGACGCTTACCAAAGAAAATATAAAAAAAATAGGCATTATTTCCGGTGCTGAATATACGAAGACCGATGAACGTTTATTAGAAGATTTACGTTTTCGTCATTTGAAACGTAAACTAATTGAAAATCGTTGTTTCTACCGCGAATGGCATTTAACCTCTCGCTTTTCTGTCGAAGATAGTTATCAACAAATCATGTCCTTTTTAGCGATGGATGTTGCCTTACCTGAAGCTTTCTTTTGTTCCAGTGATGCGATTGCTATTGGTGCCTTAAAAGCCTTTAAAGACGTCAATATTCGCGTACCTGAAGATGTCAAACTTATTAGTTTTAATGATATTAGCACAGCTAAATATTTAACCCCTGCTTTAACTACCATTAAAGTCCCTACCGAATGGATGGGGAAACAAGCTATCGATTTAATTCGTTCTATTCATTTAGACGATGATGCGATTGCCGTTCGAATGCAAGTAGCAACCGAATTAATTAAACGAGATTCGTTATAA
- the galT gene encoding UDP-glucose--hexose-1-phosphate uridylyltransferase — protein MTLTNTIKHFVTIAIQHGGWTELDRIYLENRVLALIGLDTLSEDEALAETNATAIELVDDLVAAAPHAQTANEMELLASQLMDLITPPPSVINAFFAKYYDKEPKLATDYFYELSKINDYIKTRDIAKNVEFHTPTDYGDLEITINLSKPEKDPKQIAAEKNAPAGGYPKCLLCMENEGYRGRINHPARSNHRIIRLNLDNQAWGLQYSPYAYYNEHCIFLSDEHRPMKIDRQLFENLLRIVEIFPHYFVGSNADLPIVGGSILSHDHYQGGRHEFPMAKAPLIKTFDLLGFPTVKAGIVKWPMSVIRLESNNKQDLVRSAEFILAAWKQYSAPSLDIIAFSEDGTPHHTVTPIARMKEQVYQLDLVLRDNNVSEEHPDGIFHPHKELHHIKKENIGLIEVMGLAILPPRLKHELDEVKAYLLDDQQPIADYHRTWAEKLKATEEITEKNVSNIVEQGVGKVFLKVLEDAGVFKQTETGLAGFERFIQTLS, from the coding sequence ATGACACTTACAAACACCATCAAACACTTTGTGACCATCGCGATTCAACACGGTGGTTGGACTGAATTAGATCGCATTTATTTAGAAAATCGTGTCTTAGCCTTAATTGGCTTAGACACCTTATCAGAGGATGAAGCACTAGCTGAAACTAACGCAACCGCAATCGAATTAGTCGATGACTTAGTCGCAGCTGCTCCTCACGCTCAAACAGCTAACGAAATGGAGTTATTGGCATCGCAATTGATGGATCTCATTACACCACCTCCTTCAGTCATTAATGCCTTCTTTGCCAAATACTATGACAAGGAACCGAAGTTAGCGACAGATTATTTTTACGAATTATCTAAAATTAACGACTATATCAAAACACGTGATATCGCAAAAAACGTTGAATTCCATACACCAACTGACTATGGAGATTTAGAAATTACGATTAATTTATCCAAACCTGAAAAAGATCCAAAACAAATTGCGGCCGAAAAAAATGCTCCCGCCGGCGGTTATCCAAAATGTTTATTATGCATGGAAAACGAAGGCTATCGCGGACGTATCAATCATCCTGCACGATCGAACCACCGTATTATCCGATTGAATTTAGATAATCAAGCATGGGGCTTACAATACTCTCCTTACGCTTATTACAATGAACATTGTATTTTCTTATCAGATGAACATCGTCCGATGAAAATCGACCGCCAATTATTTGAAAATTTATTACGAATTGTTGAAATTTTCCCACATTACTTTGTTGGATCAAATGCTGATTTACCAATTGTCGGGGGGTCCATTTTAAGTCATGATCACTATCAAGGGGGCCGCCATGAATTCCCAATGGCTAAAGCACCTTTGATTAAAACCTTTGATTTACTAGGTTTCCCCACGGTTAAAGCAGGAATTGTTAAATGGCCAATGTCAGTAATTCGTCTAGAAAGTAACAACAAACAAGATTTAGTACGTAGTGCTGAATTTATTTTGGCCGCTTGGAAACAGTATTCTGCCCCAAGTTTAGACATCATTGCCTTTTCAGAAGATGGTACGCCACACCATACGGTAACACCAATCGCACGTATGAAAGAGCAGGTCTACCAGCTTGATTTAGTCTTGCGTGATAACAATGTATCAGAAGAACATCCTGATGGTATTTTCCATCCGCACAAAGAACTGCATCATATTAAAAAAGAAAATATCGGTTTAATTGAAGTAATGGGACTAGCGATTTTACCGCCACGTTTAAAACACGAATTAGACGAGGTGAAAGCCTATCTTTTAGATGACCAACAACCGATTGCCGACTACCATAGAACATGGGCAGAAAAATTAAAAGCAACAGAAGAAATCACAGAGAAAAATGTTAGCAACATTGTTGAACAAGGTGTTGGCAAGGTCTTCTTGAAAGTTCTAGAAGACGCTGGTGTCTTCAAACAAACTGAAACAGGTTTAGCAGGCTTTGAGCGTTTCATTCAAACACTGAGCTAA
- a CDS encoding galactokinase, which produces MNLKQLTSQFETIFGTKNEGVFFSPGRINLIGEHTDYNGGHVFPAAITIGTYGLTKKRDDQLLRFYSGNFPDLGIITVSLDDLDYKKTDNWTNYPKGMMKYIQEDGHKLTHGLDIFFYGNIPNGAGLSSSASIELLTGVIVNHHFDLGIPQLELVKYGKKTENEFIGVNSGIMDQFAIGMGKKDQAMLLDTNTLNYELVPAVFGDNVIVIMNTNKRRELADSKYNERRAECEEALRRLQTHLAIQSLGELDEETFEANRHLINDDILERRAKHAVTENQRTLKAKEALVRNDLETFGRLLNASHESLKMDYEVTGIELDTLVATAQNQPGVYGARMTGAGFGGCAIALVNKDNVEAFKEAVNTVYLDTIGYAADFYIASVDDGARVLS; this is translated from the coding sequence ATGAACTTGAAACAACTAACTTCTCAATTTGAAACAATTTTCGGCACAAAAAATGAAGGCGTTTTCTTCTCGCCTGGTCGTATCAACTTAATCGGTGAGCACACTGACTACAATGGCGGCCACGTTTTTCCCGCTGCCATTACTATCGGTACCTATGGTCTAACAAAAAAACGCGATGACCAACTTTTACGTTTTTATTCAGGTAATTTCCCAGATTTAGGTATCATTACGGTATCACTTGACGACTTAGACTATAAAAAAACAGACAACTGGACGAACTATCCTAAAGGCATGATGAAGTATATACAAGAAGATGGGCACAAATTAACGCATGGTTTAGACATCTTCTTCTACGGTAATATTCCTAACGGCGCTGGCCTTTCTTCTTCAGCCTCAATCGAACTTTTAACCGGAGTAATCGTTAACCATCACTTTGATTTGGGTATTCCTCAATTAGAGTTAGTCAAATATGGAAAAAAAACAGAAAATGAATTCATTGGTGTTAATTCTGGTATCATGGATCAATTTGCTATTGGGATGGGAAAAAAAGACCAAGCTATGTTGTTAGATACTAATACATTAAACTATGAGTTAGTACCGGCTGTTTTTGGTGACAACGTGATTGTTATTATGAATACCAACAAACGCCGTGAATTGGCCGACTCTAAATATAACGAACGTCGCGCTGAATGTGAAGAAGCATTGCGACGCTTGCAAACACACCTAGCGATTCAATCTCTAGGTGAACTAGACGAAGAGACATTTGAAGCAAATCGTCACTTAATCAACGATGACATCCTAGAACGCCGTGCTAAACATGCGGTCACAGAAAATCAACGCACGCTAAAAGCCAAAGAAGCGCTTGTACGTAACGACCTAGAAACTTTTGGTCGCCTATTGAATGCCTCACATGAATCACTTAAAATGGACTATGAGGTAACCGGGATTGAACTAGATACATTAGTCGCTACCGCTCAAAATCAACCAGGCGTTTACGGCGCTCGTATGACTGGTGCTGGTTTTGGTGGCTGTGCAATTGCTTTAGTTAACAAAGATAACGTTGAAGCGTTCAAAGAAGCTGTTAATACTGTATACTTAGACACAATCGGCTACGCTGCAGACTTCTATATTGCATCTGTTGACGACGGCGCCCGTGTATTATCATAA